From Streptomyces sp. 6-11-2, one genomic window encodes:
- a CDS encoding cysteine desulfurase/sulfurtransferase TusA family protein yields the protein MAYFDAASSAPLHPVARQALLAALDEGWADPARLYREGRRARLLLDAAREAAAEAVGCRADELTFTSSGTRAVHSGITGALAGRRRVGRHLIVSEVEHSSVLHSAEAHEADGGSVTRVPVDRQGTVAVESYRAALREDTALACLQSANHEVGTEQPVAEVAGVCRAAGVPLLVDAAQSLGWGPVGGDWSLLTASAHKWGGPSGTGLLVVRKGVRFAPRGPLDERESGRAAGFENIPAIVAAAAALRAVRAEAAEEAVRLRELTERIRARVPRLVPDVEVVGDPVRRLPGVVTFSCLYVDGETLLHELDREGFSVSSGSSCTSSTLTPSHVLRAMGVLSEGNVRVSLPPRTPEEEVERFLAVLPGVVAGVREKLGAPAGTAPAAVREDALVVDALGRRCPIPVIELAKVFGDVPVGGTVRVLSDDEAARLDIPAWCEMRGQEYVGEEPADVGSAYVVRRVS from the coding sequence GTGGCCTACTTCGACGCTGCTTCCAGTGCTCCCCTTCATCCCGTCGCCCGGCAGGCTCTGCTGGCCGCCCTCGACGAGGGGTGGGCCGACCCCGCTCGTCTCTACCGGGAGGGGCGGCGGGCCCGGTTGCTGCTGGACGCGGCCCGGGAGGCGGCCGCGGAGGCGGTGGGGTGCCGGGCCGACGAGCTGACGTTCACCTCGTCCGGGACGCGGGCGGTGCACAGCGGGATCACGGGGGCGCTGGCGGGCCGCCGCCGCGTCGGACGCCACCTGATCGTGTCAGAGGTCGAACACTCTTCGGTCCTCCATTCCGCCGAGGCGCACGAGGCGGACGGCGGATCGGTCACGCGGGTGCCGGTCGACCGGCAGGGCACGGTGGCCGTGGAGTCGTACCGGGCGGCGCTGCGCGAGGACACCGCGCTGGCCTGTCTTCAGTCGGCCAACCACGAGGTGGGCACCGAGCAGCCGGTCGCCGAGGTGGCCGGGGTGTGCCGGGCGGCGGGCGTGCCACTGCTGGTGGACGCGGCGCAGTCGCTGGGCTGGGGTCCGGTCGGCGGCGACTGGTCGCTGCTGACCGCGAGCGCCCACAAGTGGGGCGGGCCGTCCGGGACCGGGCTGCTCGTCGTGCGCAAGGGGGTGCGGTTCGCGCCGCGCGGACCGCTGGACGAGCGGGAGTCGGGCCGGGCGGCCGGGTTCGAGAACATCCCGGCGATCGTGGCGGCGGCGGCCGCGCTGCGGGCGGTGCGGGCGGAGGCGGCCGAGGAGGCGGTACGGCTGCGGGAGTTGACGGAGCGGATCCGGGCGCGGGTGCCGCGGCTGGTGCCGGACGTGGAGGTCGTGGGCGACCCGGTCCGCCGGCTGCCGGGGGTCGTCACCTTCTCCTGTCTCTATGTCGATGGGGAGACATTGCTGCACGAGCTGGACCGTGAGGGCTTCTCCGTCTCCTCCGGTTCGTCCTGCACGAGCAGCACGCTGACGCCGAGCCATGTCCTCCGCGCGATGGGCGTGCTGAGCGAGGGCAACGTGCGGGTGTCGCTGCCGCCGCGGACGCCGGAGGAGGAGGTCGAGCGGTTCCTGGCCGTCCTGCCGGGCGTGGTGGCGGGGGTACGGGAGAAGCTCGGGGCGCCGGCCGGGACGGCACCGGCCGCCGTGCGGGAGGACGCGCTGGTCGTGGACGCCCTCGGCAGGCGCTGCCCGATCCCGGTGATCGAGCTGGCCAAGGTCTTCGGGGACGTACCGGTCGGCGGCACGGTGCGCGTCCTGTCCGACGACGAGGCGGCGCGGCTGGACATCCCGGCGTGGTGCGAGATGCGCGGGCAGGAGTACGTGGGCGAGGAGCCGGCGGACGTGGGTTCGGCCTACGTCGTCCGCCGGGTCTCCTAG
- the coxB gene encoding cytochrome c oxidase subunit II, with the protein MSPNGSDRSPRRPMRRKLLQALTAGLVLATATGCTYKDFPRLGMPTPTTEEAPRILSLWQGSWAAALAVGCLVWGLILWSAFFHRRSRTKVEVPPQTRYNMPIEALYTVVPLVIVSVLFYFTARDESKLLDLSKKPDVTVNVVGYQWSWAFNYIEPVAGSSGDAKTDKNLNAIPDRFKADFPANAGGVYDYGIPGTRNPQNGNPGPTMWLPKGKTVRFILTSRDVIHSFWVLPFLMKQDVIPGHTNSFQVTPTMEGTFRGKCAELCGQDHSRMLFNVKVVSPERYEQHLKDLAKKGQTGYVPAGIAQTSHEKNRETNKL; encoded by the coding sequence GTGAGTCCCAACGGCTCCGACCGCTCGCCGCGGCGCCCGATGCGGCGGAAGCTGCTGCAGGCACTGACTGCGGGCCTGGTCCTGGCGACCGCAACCGGTTGCACATACAAGGACTTTCCCCGGCTGGGTATGCCCACCCCGACCACGGAAGAGGCTCCCCGGATCCTCTCGCTGTGGCAGGGGTCCTGGGCGGCCGCGCTCGCCGTCGGCTGCCTGGTGTGGGGTCTGATCCTGTGGAGTGCTTTCTTCCACCGGCGCAGCCGCACCAAGGTAGAGGTTCCTCCGCAGACCCGGTACAACATGCCCATCGAGGCGCTGTACACGGTGGTCCCCCTCGTCATCGTCTCGGTGCTCTTCTACTTCACGGCCCGTGACGAGTCCAAGCTCCTGGACCTCTCCAAGAAGCCGGACGTCACGGTGAACGTCGTCGGCTACCAGTGGAGCTGGGCCTTCAACTACATCGAGCCCGTCGCCGGTTCGTCGGGCGACGCGAAGACCGACAAGAACCTGAACGCGATTCCGGACCGGTTCAAGGCGGACTTCCCGGCGAACGCCGGCGGTGTCTACGACTACGGCATTCCGGGCACGCGGAACCCGCAGAACGGCAACCCCGGTCCGACGATGTGGCTGCCCAAGGGCAAGACCGTCCGATTCATCCTCACCTCGCGCGACGTCATCCACTCGTTCTGGGTGCTGCCGTTCCTGATGAAGCAGGACGTCATCCCCGGCCACACCAACTCCTTCCAGGTGACCCCCACCATGGAGGGCACCTTCCGGGGCAAGTGCGCCGAGCTCTGCGGCCAGGACCACTCCCGGATGCTGTTCAACGTGAAGGTCGTCTCGCCCGAGCGCTATGAGCAGCACCTCAAGGACCTCGCCAAGAAGGGGCAGACCGGTTACGTTCCCGCAGGCATCGCGCAGACGAGCCACGAGAAGAACCGGGAGACGAACAAGCTGTGA
- the ctaD gene encoding cytochrome c oxidase subunit I, with protein sequence MSILNEPQGAAAAEDSYESELPVRRRQPGNLAVKWLTTTDHKTIGTLYLATSFAFFCIGGVMALLMRAELARPGLQIMSNEQFNQAFTMHGTIMLLMFATPLFAGFTNWIMPLQIGAPDVAFPRLNMFAYWLYLFGSLIAVGGFLTPQGAADFGWFGYTPLSDAVHSPGLGGDLWIMGLALSGFGTILGSVNFITTIICMRAPGMTMFRMPIFVWNVLLTAVLVLLAFPVLAAALLALEADRKFGAQIFEASNGGALLWQHLFWFFGHPEVYIIALPFFGIVSEIIPVFARKPMFGYMGLIGATIAIAGLSVTVWAHHMYVTGGVLLPFFSFMTFLIAVPTGVKFFNWVGTMWKGSLSFETPMLWATGFLITFVFGGLTGVILAAPPLDFHISDSYFVVAHFHYVVFGTVVFAMFAGFHFWWPKFTGKMLDERLGKITFWLLFIGFHGTFLVQHWLGVEGMPRRYADYLAADGFTALNTLSTIFSFVLGLSVLPFFYNVWKTAKYGKPVGVDDPWGYGRSLEWATSCPPPRHNFLTLPRIRSESPAFDLHHPEIAALDQLENAGHGTAALAGGKEAGK encoded by the coding sequence GTGAGCATCCTCAACGAACCTCAGGGTGCCGCGGCAGCTGAGGACTCTTACGAGAGCGAGCTGCCGGTCCGGCGCAGGCAACCGGGCAATCTCGCGGTGAAGTGGCTGACGACCACCGACCACAAGACGATCGGAACGCTGTACCTGGCGACGTCGTTCGCGTTCTTCTGCATCGGCGGCGTGATGGCGCTCCTCATGCGCGCCGAGCTGGCCCGTCCGGGCCTGCAGATCATGTCGAACGAGCAGTTCAACCAGGCGTTCACGATGCACGGCACGATCATGCTGCTGATGTTCGCGACGCCGCTGTTCGCGGGCTTCACGAACTGGATCATGCCGCTGCAGATCGGCGCCCCGGACGTGGCCTTCCCGCGGCTGAACATGTTCGCCTACTGGCTGTACCTGTTCGGCTCGCTGATCGCGGTGGGCGGTTTCCTCACCCCGCAGGGTGCCGCCGACTTCGGCTGGTTCGGCTACACCCCGCTGTCGGACGCGGTGCACTCGCCGGGCCTCGGCGGCGACCTGTGGATCATGGGTCTGGCCCTGTCCGGCTTCGGCACCATCCTCGGCTCGGTCAACTTCATCACCACGATCATCTGCATGCGCGCGCCCGGCATGACCATGTTCCGCATGCCGATCTTCGTCTGGAACGTGCTGCTGACCGCCGTGCTGGTCCTGCTGGCCTTCCCGGTGCTGGCGGCGGCGCTGCTCGCGCTGGAGGCGGACCGCAAGTTCGGCGCCCAGATCTTCGAGGCGTCCAACGGCGGCGCGCTGCTGTGGCAGCACCTGTTCTGGTTCTTCGGGCACCCCGAGGTGTACATCATCGCGCTGCCGTTCTTCGGCATCGTCAGTGAGATCATCCCGGTCTTCGCCCGCAAGCCGATGTTCGGCTACATGGGTCTGATCGGCGCGACGATCGCCATCGCCGGTCTGTCGGTGACGGTGTGGGCGCACCACATGTACGTCACCGGTGGCGTGCTGCTGCCGTTCTTCTCCTTCATGACCTTCCTGATCGCGGTCCCGACCGGTGTGAAGTTCTTCAACTGGGTCGGCACCATGTGGAAGGGCAGCCTCTCCTTCGAGACGCCGATGCTGTGGGCGACCGGCTTCCTGATCACCTTCGTCTTCGGTGGTCTGACCGGTGTGATCCTGGCCGCGCCGCCGCTGGACTTCCACATCTCGGACTCGTACTTCGTGGTGGCGCACTTCCACTACGTCGTCTTCGGCACCGTGGTGTTCGCGATGTTCGCCGGCTTCCACTTCTGGTGGCCGAAGTTCACCGGCAAGATGCTCGACGAGCGGCTCGGCAAGATCACCTTCTGGCTGCTGTTCATCGGCTTCCACGGCACCTTCCTGGTCCAGCACTGGCTCGGCGTGGAGGGCATGCCCCGCCGGTACGCCGACTACCTGGCGGCCGACGGCTTCACCGCGTTGAACACGCTGTCGACGATCTTCTCGTTCGTGCTCGGCCTGTCGGTCCTGCCGTTCTTCTACAACGTCTGGAAGACGGCCAAGTACGGCAAGCCGGTCGGCGTCGACGACCCGTGGGGCTACGGCCGCTCCCTGGAGTGGGCGACCTCCTGCCCGCCGCCGCGCCACAACTTCCTCACCCTGCCGCGGATCCGCAGCGAATCCCCGGCGTTCGACCTGCACCACCCCGAGATCGCCGCGCTCGACCAGCTCGAGAACGCCGGTCACGGGACGGCAGCCCTCGCTGGCGGCAAGGAGGCTGGCAAGTGA
- a CDS encoding cytochrome c oxidase subunit 4, with product MKIQGKMFMWLSVFLLITAIVYGVWSKEAVGATALFMAFGLSIMIGFYLGFTARRVDVGAQDDKEADVADDAGELGFFSPHSWQPLGLGIGGALAFLGIAVGWWLVYFAAPIIMISVWGWVFEYYRGENRTQ from the coding sequence GTGAAGATCCAGGGCAAGATGTTCATGTGGCTGAGCGTCTTCCTGCTCATCACCGCCATCGTCTACGGCGTGTGGTCGAAGGAAGCGGTCGGCGCGACGGCGCTCTTCATGGCCTTCGGCCTGTCCATCATGATCGGTTTCTACCTGGGCTTCACGGCCCGGCGGGTCGACGTGGGCGCCCAGGACGACAAGGAGGCCGATGTCGCGGACGACGCCGGCGAGCTGGGCTTCTTCAGCCCGCACAGCTGGCAGCCGCTCGGCCTCGGCATCGGTGGCGCGCTGGCCTTCCTCGGCATCGCGGTCGGCTGGTGGCTCGTGTACTTCGCGGCGCCCATCATCATGATCTCCGTATGGGGCTGGGTCTTCGAGTACTACCGCGGCGAGAACCGCACCCAGTAA
- a CDS encoding Ig-like domain-containing protein, translating into MSTTVISRGAGAVLLVAALGTSATACGSDGNPLAAYPYDAADQISFSGPTDAGKKADPDKPLEVTAQGEDGRITDVTAVDATGRQVSGELAADGSRWHSTSPLAGGAHYTVRVSTEDEDGRPGRKVLTFDTNKPTGRQLLNVKFGPEAGTYGVGQPITAELDQPIKDKAQRAVVERALRVDSKPAVQGSWYWVNDKELHYRPQDYWPANATVEAHSNLENIKISDKLRGGTAKPLKITTGDRIVAVTDAAKHLMTVYRNDEKIKEIPITTGKPGFETRNGIKVVLAKQYYVQMKSSTVGIAAGSSDSYDLPVYYATRVTWSGEYVHAAPWSVGSQGAANVSHGCTGMSTPNASWFFNTIHEGDLVQVVNSAGHSMELFDNGFGDWNMPWPKWVQGSAIAGADGAVAQTNKARLTPQGV; encoded by the coding sequence ATGAGCACCACTGTGATTTCCCGCGGAGCGGGAGCCGTCCTGCTGGTCGCCGCCCTCGGCACGAGTGCCACTGCCTGCGGTTCGGACGGCAATCCGCTGGCTGCCTACCCGTACGACGCGGCGGACCAGATCTCCTTCAGCGGCCCCACGGACGCCGGGAAGAAGGCCGACCCGGACAAGCCCCTGGAAGTCACCGCTCAGGGCGAGGACGGGCGCATCACGGACGTCACGGCCGTGGACGCCACGGGGCGTCAGGTCTCCGGCGAGCTGGCTGCCGACGGCAGCCGCTGGCACAGCACCTCACCGCTCGCCGGGGGCGCCCACTACACGGTCCGCGTGAGCACCGAGGACGAGGACGGAAGGCCCGGTCGCAAGGTCCTCACGTTCGACACGAACAAGCCCACGGGCCGGCAGCTCCTGAATGTCAAGTTCGGGCCGGAGGCGGGCACCTACGGTGTCGGCCAGCCCATCACGGCCGAACTCGACCAGCCCATCAAGGACAAGGCCCAGCGGGCCGTCGTCGAGCGTGCCCTCAGGGTCGACTCCAAGCCCGCCGTGCAGGGCTCCTGGTACTGGGTGAACGACAAGGAGCTCCACTACCGCCCCCAGGACTACTGGCCCGCCAACGCCACCGTCGAGGCGCACAGCAACCTGGAGAACATCAAGATCAGCGACAAGTTGCGGGGCGGCACGGCCAAGCCGCTGAAGATCACCACGGGTGACCGCATCGTGGCGGTCACGGACGCCGCCAAGCACCTGATGACGGTCTACAGGAACGACGAGAAGATCAAGGAGATCCCCATCACCACCGGCAAGCCCGGCTTCGAGACCCGCAACGGGATCAAGGTCGTGCTGGCCAAGCAGTACTACGTCCAGATGAAGAGCTCCACCGTCGGCATCGCCGCGGGCTCCAGCGATTCGTACGACCTGCCGGTGTACTACGCCACCCGCGTCACCTGGAGCGGCGAGTACGTCCACGCCGCCCCGTGGTCCGTCGGCTCCCAGGGAGCGGCCAACGTCAGCCACGGCTGCACCGGCATGAGCACCCCCAACGCCTCCTGGTTCTTCAACACCATCCACGAGGGCGACCTGGTCCAGGTCGTCAACTCCGCCGGCCACAGCATGGAGCTCTTCGACAACGGCTTCGGCGACTGGAACATGCCCTGGCCGAAGTGGGTCCAGGGCAGTGCCATCGCCGGCGCCGACGGCGCCGTGGCGCAGACGAACAAGGCGCGGCTGACCCCGCAGGGTGTGTGA
- a CDS encoding response regulator transcription factor has product MQATATVLVYSDDANTREQVRLATGRRPAPDAPVVEFLECATPAAVLKELDRGGIDVCVLDGEAVPMGGMGMCRQIKDEVFNCPPVLLLIGRPQDAWLATWSRADAAVTLPVEPVEFAAALASLLRKKALSGV; this is encoded by the coding sequence ATGCAGGCGACCGCCACGGTGCTGGTCTACAGCGACGACGCCAACACCCGGGAGCAGGTGCGGCTGGCGACCGGCCGCCGGCCCGCTCCGGACGCCCCCGTGGTGGAGTTCCTGGAGTGCGCCACGCCCGCCGCGGTCCTCAAGGAGCTGGACCGGGGCGGCATCGACGTCTGTGTCCTGGACGGCGAGGCTGTGCCCATGGGCGGCATGGGGATGTGCCGGCAGATCAAGGACGAGGTCTTCAACTGCCCTCCGGTGCTGCTGCTCATCGGGCGGCCGCAGGACGCGTGGCTGGCCACGTGGAGCCGGGCGGACGCCGCGGTCACGCTTCCGGTGGAACCGGTGGAGTTCGCCGCCGCTCTGGCCTCCCTGCTGCGCAAGAAGGCGCTGAGCGGCGTCTGA
- a CDS encoding heme-copper oxidase subunit III has translation MATATTVETGHAHPSVNRPNLTSVGTIIWLSSELMFFAALFAMYFTLRSVTGPAHWKEMAGALNVPFSSVNTTILVLSSLTCQLGVFAAERGDVKKLRGWFIVTFIMGAIFIGGQIFEYTELVKKDGISLSSDPYGSVFYLTTGFHGLHVTGGLIAFLLVLGRTYAARRFTHEQATAAIVVSYYWHFVDVVWIGLFATIYLIK, from the coding sequence GTGGCGACAGCAACGACAGTAGAAACCGGGCACGCGCACCCGTCGGTCAACCGACCGAACCTCACCAGCGTCGGAACCATCATCTGGCTGAGTTCCGAGCTGATGTTCTTCGCGGCCCTCTTCGCGATGTACTTCACCCTGCGATCGGTGACGGGTCCGGCGCACTGGAAGGAGATGGCGGGCGCTCTCAACGTCCCCTTCTCGTCGGTGAACACCACGATCCTGGTGCTCTCCTCACTCACCTGCCAGCTCGGCGTCTTCGCCGCCGAGCGCGGTGACGTGAAGAAGCTCCGGGGCTGGTTCATCGTCACCTTCATCATGGGTGCGATCTTCATCGGCGGTCAGATCTTCGAGTACACCGAACTGGTGAAGAAGGACGGCATCTCGCTGTCCTCCGACCCGTACGGCTCGGTGTTCTACCTGACCACCGGCTTCCACGGGCTGCATGTGACGGGCGGTCTCATCGCCTTCCTGCTGGTCCTCGGCCGCACCTACGCGGCCCGGAGGTTCACTCACGAGCAGGCGACCGCGGCCATCGTCGTGTCCTACTACTGGCACTTCGTCGATGTCGTCTGGATCGGACTCTTCGCCACGATCTACCTGATCAAGTAG
- a CDS encoding c-type cytochrome: MKKLSARRRHPLAAVVVLLFALAATGGLYTAFAPASKAKAEDTAQSLTIEEGRKLYLVGCASCHGTGGQGTTDGPSLVGVGAAAVDFQVGTGRMPAQQPGAQIPRKKVIYNQAEIDQLAAYIASLGAGPNVPTKNQYSPEGADAAKGGELFRTNCAQCHNFTGKGGALTHGKYAPDLTGVSNKHIYEAMQTGPQNMPSFPDTLLTEKNKKEIIAYLDAVNGDETTTPGGMDLGGLGPVTEGLFAWIFGLGALVAVAVWVAARTAKAKKS, encoded by the coding sequence GTGAAAAAGCTCTCCGCACGACGACGCCATCCGCTGGCGGCGGTCGTCGTCCTACTCTTCGCGCTGGCGGCCACTGGGGGGCTGTACACCGCGTTCGCGCCCGCGAGCAAGGCGAAGGCCGAGGACACCGCCCAGTCCCTCACCATCGAGGAGGGCAGGAAGCTCTATCTGGTCGGCTGCGCCAGCTGCCACGGCACCGGTGGGCAGGGCACCACTGACGGTCCCAGCCTGGTGGGTGTGGGCGCGGCGGCGGTCGACTTCCAGGTGGGCACCGGCCGTATGCCGGCCCAGCAGCCGGGCGCGCAGATCCCGCGCAAGAAGGTCATCTACAACCAGGCCGAGATCGACCAGCTCGCCGCGTACATCGCGTCCCTGGGCGCTGGTCCCAACGTGCCGACGAAGAACCAGTACAGCCCCGAGGGCGCGGACGCCGCCAAGGGCGGTGAGCTGTTCCGCACCAACTGCGCCCAGTGCCACAACTTCACCGGCAAGGGCGGTGCGCTGACGCACGGCAAGTACGCCCCGGACCTCACGGGTGTGAGCAACAAGCACATCTACGAGGCCATGCAGACCGGCCCGCAGAACATGCCTTCCTTCCCCGACACGCTGCTGACGGAGAAGAACAAGAAGGAAATCATCGCGTACCTCGACGCGGTCAACGGTGACGAGACCACGACCCCGGGCGGTATGGACCTGGGTGGCCTCGGACCGGTCACCGAGGGTCTGTTCGCCTGGATCTTCGGGCTGGGTGCCCTTGTCGCGGTCGCCGTCTGGGTCGCCGCTCGGACCGCAAAGGCCAAGAAGTCATGA
- a CDS encoding ubiquinol-cytochrome c reductase iron-sulfur subunit has protein sequence MSSQDIPEENLPAEQAAHEHGRGAVSVADERAPFADPGLPPHEHRIQDIDERAAKRSERAVALMFTVSMLATIGFIASYVTIPHDKSIFVFPLGHINALNFALGLTLGVALFAIGAGAVHWARTLMSDVEVADERHPIAASPEVRAKVHADFKQGAKESAIGRRKLIRNTMLGALTLVPLSGVMLLRDLGPLPGTSLRHTLWAKGKRLVNMNTNLPLRPEDVSVGSLTFAMPDGLKETDEDFANEIAKAALMIIRLEPADIKDKRELDWGHEGIVAFSKICTHVGCPISLYEQQTHHALCPCHQSTFDLSDGARVIFGPAGHALPQLRIGVDSEGYLQALGDFAEPVGPAFWERG, from the coding sequence ATGAGTAGCCAAGACATTCCTGAAGAGAACCTGCCCGCAGAGCAGGCAGCCCACGAGCACGGGCGCGGCGCGGTCTCCGTGGCGGACGAGCGGGCCCCGTTCGCCGACCCGGGACTGCCGCCCCACGAGCACCGGATCCAGGACATCGACGAGCGGGCCGCCAAGCGCTCCGAGCGCGCCGTCGCCCTGATGTTCACGGTGTCGATGCTGGCCACCATCGGCTTCATCGCCTCGTATGTGACGATCCCGCACGACAAGTCGATCTTCGTCTTCCCGCTCGGGCACATCAACGCGCTGAACTTCGCGCTCGGCCTCACGCTGGGCGTGGCGCTGTTCGCGATCGGCGCGGGCGCGGTCCACTGGGCCCGCACCCTGATGTCCGACGTCGAGGTCGCCGACGAGCGTCACCCGATCGCGGCGTCCCCCGAGGTCCGTGCGAAGGTCCACGCGGACTTCAAGCAGGGGGCCAAGGAGTCGGCGATCGGCCGTCGCAAGCTGATCCGCAACACGATGCTCGGCGCGCTCACGCTGGTGCCGCTGTCCGGCGTCATGTTGCTGCGCGACCTGGGCCCGCTGCCCGGGACCAGCCTGCGCCACACGCTGTGGGCCAAGGGCAAGCGCCTCGTCAACATGAACACCAACCTGCCGCTGCGTCCCGAGGACGTCTCCGTCGGCTCGCTCACCTTCGCGATGCCGGACGGTCTGAAGGAGACGGACGAGGACTTCGCCAACGAGATCGCCAAGGCCGCCCTGATGATCATCCGGCTCGAGCCGGCCGACATCAAGGACAAGCGCGAACTCGACTGGGGCCACGAGGGCATCGTCGCCTTCTCGAAGATCTGCACCCACGTGGGTTGCCCGATCTCCCTGTACGAGCAGCAGACGCACCACGCCCTGTGCCCGTGCCACCAGTCCACCTTCGACCTCTCCGACGGTGCCCGAGTGATCTTCGGCCCCGCCGGCCACGCTCTGCCGCAGCTGCGCATCGGCGTGGACAGCGAGGGTTACCTCCAGGCGCTCGGCGACTTCGCGGAGCCCGTCGGTCCTGCATTCTGGGAGCGCGGATGA
- a CDS encoding cytochrome bc complex cytochrome b subunit, giving the protein MSTSAANTNPSAAGAAGRSRGQAPAGERLADWADGRLGIYSLAKANMRKIFPDHWSFMLGEVCLYSFIIIILTGVYLTLFFHPSMSEVVYNGSYVPLQGQLVSEAFNSTMHISFEVRGGLLIRQIHHWAALIFLAGMFVHMMRVFFTGAFRKPREINWLFGFLLFALGMFTGFTGYSLPDDLLSGTGVRFTEGAILSMPIVGTYISYFLFGGEFPGHDFVARFYSIHILLLPGIMLGLVVAHLILVFYHKHTQFAGPGKSNKNVVGMPLLPVYMAKAGGFFFLVFGVLAMIAALVEINAIWVIGPYRPDQVSTGAQPDWYMGFAEGLVRFMPGWEVNFWGHTLVLGVFIPLVLFGLVLAALALYPFIESWITGDKREHHILDRPRNAPTRTAFGVAWITMYMITLVGGGNDLWATHFHLSINAVTWFVRIGFFVGPIIAFVATKRICLGLQRRDKEKVLHGRETGIIKRLPHGEFIEVHEPLSQEQLYTLTAHDQYEPAEIGPAVDENGVERKIKGSQKLRAKLSNAYYGEDNQIPKPTVEEYREITSGHGHH; this is encoded by the coding sequence ATGAGTACATCAGCAGCCAACACGAATCCGTCTGCCGCCGGCGCGGCGGGCCGCTCTCGCGGGCAGGCACCGGCCGGCGAGAGGCTCGCCGACTGGGCCGACGGCCGGCTTGGGATCTACTCCCTGGCCAAGGCCAACATGCGCAAGATCTTCCCCGACCACTGGTCGTTCATGTTGGGCGAGGTCTGCCTCTACAGCTTCATCATCATCATCCTCACGGGTGTGTACCTGACGCTGTTCTTCCACCCCTCGATGAGCGAGGTGGTGTACAACGGCTCGTACGTCCCGCTGCAGGGTCAGCTGGTGTCCGAGGCGTTCAACTCGACCATGCACATCTCCTTCGAGGTGCGCGGTGGTCTGCTCATCCGGCAGATCCACCACTGGGCCGCGCTGATCTTCCTGGCCGGCATGTTCGTGCACATGATGCGCGTGTTCTTCACCGGCGCGTTCCGCAAGCCGCGTGAGATCAACTGGCTGTTCGGCTTCCTGCTGTTCGCCCTGGGCATGTTCACCGGTTTCACCGGTTACTCGCTCCCGGACGACCTGCTCTCCGGCACCGGTGTCCGCTTCACCGAGGGTGCGATCCTGTCCATGCCGATCGTCGGCACGTACATCTCGTACTTCCTCTTCGGCGGCGAGTTCCCCGGTCACGACTTCGTGGCGCGGTTCTACTCGATCCACATCCTGCTGCTGCCCGGCATCATGCTGGGCCTGGTGGTGGCCCACCTGATCCTGGTCTTCTACCACAAGCACACGCAGTTCGCGGGTCCCGGCAAGAGCAACAAGAACGTCGTCGGCATGCCGCTGCTGCCGGTGTACATGGCCAAGGCCGGCGGCTTCTTCTTCCTGGTCTTCGGTGTCCTCGCGATGATCGCGGCGCTCGTGGAGATCAACGCGATCTGGGTGATCGGCCCGTACCGTCCGGACCAGGTGTCCACCGGCGCCCAGCCCGACTGGTACATGGGCTTCGCCGAGGGTCTGGTCCGCTTCATGCCGGGCTGGGAGGTCAACTTCTGGGGCCACACGCTCGTCCTGGGCGTGTTCATCCCGCTGGTCCTCTTCGGTCTGGTCCTGGCGGCGCTGGCGCTCTACCCGTTCATCGAGTCCTGGATCACCGGCGACAAGCGCGAGCACCACATCCTGGACCGTCCGCGCAACGCCCCGACGCGTACCGCGTTCGGTGTCGCCTGGATCACGATGTACATGATCACGCTGGTCGGCGGCGGCAACGACCTGTGGGCCACGCACTTCCACCTGTCGATCAACGCGGTCACCTGGTTCGTCCGGATCGGCTTCTTCGTCGGACCGATCATCGCGTTCGTCGCCACCAAGCGGATCTGCCTCGGCCTCCAGCGCCGCGACAAGGAGAAGGTGCTGCACGGTCGCGAGACCGGCATCATCAAGCGCCTGCCGCACGGTGAGTTCATCGAGGTCCACGAGCCGCTCAGCCAGGAGCAGCTCTACACGCTCACGGCGCACGACCAGTACGAGCCGGCCGAGATCGGTCCGGCGGTCGACGAGAACGGCGTCGAGCGCAAGATCAAGGGCTCGCAGAAGCTGCGCGCCAAGCTCAGCAACGCGTACTACGGCGAGGACAACCAGATCCCGAAGCCGACCGTCGAGGAGTACAGGGAGATCACGAGCGGCCACGGCCACCACTGA